From the genome of Rhizobium sp. NXC24, one region includes:
- the gabD gene encoding NADP-dependent succinate-semialdehyde dehydrogenase translates to MHLKDATLFRQAALVGGDWIEAGDNAIKVDNPATGEIIGHVPNLGAAETKKAIAAAEAAQKEWAARTAKERSGILRRWFELMMENQDDLGRILTAEQGKPLPEAKGEIAYGASFIEWFAEEARRVYGDIIPGHQKDKRILVMKQPIGVVAAITPWNFPNAMITRKAGPAFAAGCAMVLKPASQTPFSAIAIAVLAERAGLPKGLFSVLTGSARAIGGEMTASPVVRKLTFTGSTEVGAELYRQSAPTIKKLGLELGGNAPFIVFDDADLDAAVEGALIAKFRNNGQTCVCANRLYVQDGVYDAFADKLSKAVGALKTGNGFDEGINLGPLIDEAALAKVEEHVADALSKGGRVVAGGHRHPLGGRFYEATVLANVTPAMAVAKEETFGPVAPLFRFKDEADVIAQANDTEFGLASYFYAKDLARVFRVAEALEYGMVGVNTGLISTAEAPFGGVKLSGLGREGSRYGIEEFTEIKYVCLGGVV, encoded by the coding sequence ATGCATTTGAAAGACGCAACATTGTTCCGGCAGGCCGCATTGGTTGGTGGCGACTGGATCGAGGCAGGGGACAACGCAATCAAGGTCGACAATCCGGCGACCGGTGAGATCATCGGCCACGTTCCCAATCTGGGCGCTGCCGAGACCAAAAAGGCGATTGCCGCGGCCGAAGCCGCCCAGAAGGAATGGGCCGCCCGCACCGCCAAGGAACGCTCCGGCATCCTGAGGCGCTGGTTCGAGCTGATGATGGAAAACCAGGATGATCTCGGCCGCATCCTGACGGCCGAACAGGGCAAGCCGCTGCCCGAGGCCAAGGGCGAGATCGCCTATGGCGCCAGCTTCATCGAATGGTTTGCCGAAGAAGCCCGTCGCGTCTATGGCGACATCATTCCCGGCCACCAGAAGGACAAGCGCATTCTGGTGATGAAGCAGCCGATCGGCGTCGTCGCCGCGATCACTCCCTGGAACTTCCCGAATGCGATGATCACCCGCAAGGCCGGTCCTGCCTTTGCCGCCGGCTGCGCCATGGTGTTGAAGCCGGCCTCGCAGACGCCGTTTTCGGCGATCGCGATAGCGGTCCTTGCCGAACGCGCCGGCCTGCCCAAGGGCTTGTTCAGCGTGTTGACCGGCTCGGCCCGCGCCATCGGCGGCGAGATGACGGCAAGCCCGGTCGTGCGCAAGCTCACCTTCACCGGCTCGACCGAAGTCGGCGCCGAGCTTTACAGGCAGAGCGCGCCGACTATCAAGAAACTCGGCCTGGAGCTCGGCGGCAATGCGCCCTTCATCGTCTTTGACGATGCCGATCTCGATGCCGCCGTCGAAGGTGCGTTGATCGCCAAGTTCCGCAACAACGGCCAGACCTGCGTCTGTGCCAACAGGCTCTATGTGCAGGACGGTGTCTATGATGCCTTTGCCGACAAGCTCTCTAAGGCGGTCGGCGCACTGAAGACCGGCAATGGTTTCGACGAAGGCATCAATCTCGGCCCGCTGATCGACGAAGCAGCCCTTGCCAAAGTCGAGGAGCATGTCGCCGATGCGCTTTCCAAGGGCGGCCGCGTCGTTGCCGGCGGTCATCGCCATCCGCTCGGCGGACGCTTTTATGAGGCGACGGTGCTTGCCAATGTTACCCCCGCCATGGCTGTCGCCAAGGAAGAGACCTTCGGACCGGTGGCTCCGCTCTTCCGCTTCAAGGACGAGGCCGATGTCATTGCCCAGGCCAACGACACCGAATTCGGTCTTGCCTCCTATTTCTATGCCAAGGATCTCGCCCGCGTCTTCCGCGTCGCAGAAGCGCTCGAATACGGCATGGTCGGCGTCAATACCGGCTTGATCTCGACGGCCGAAGCGCCTTTCGGCGGCGTCAAACTCTCCGGTCTCGGCCGCGAGGGATCGCGCTACGGCATCGAGGAGTTCACCGAAATCAAATATGTCTGCCTCGGCGGCGTCGTCTGA
- a CDS encoding helix-turn-helix domain-containing protein, which produces MVARNDIPSFFVYGEPARELDVGFLHVETVMDRKSEHFGHVAPHQHPLMGQITYWFEGGGTYRIEDETWNFSAPAISFVPSRVVHGFDVGEQSDAIVVSVSDDLLRAMAPQVDLSLDVPMLLKGESADPTWTRMGLLLTMIADEYRAGASASEKVLVSLVSVVLSLMARLGGAGGLDTASPTVALGMALRRAIDQHYKKDWPVGRYVDLLATTPHLLDKAAREVFGHTVKETLLDRRLLEAKRLLKFTIRPVEDIGREVGFEDPAYFSRFFRKRTGEAPAAWRRRHLQPETGPSGT; this is translated from the coding sequence ATGGTTGCGAGAAATGATATTCCATCCTTCTTCGTCTACGGCGAACCCGCCCGTGAACTCGACGTCGGTTTCCTCCACGTCGAGACGGTCATGGACCGAAAAAGCGAGCATTTCGGCCATGTTGCTCCACACCAGCACCCGTTGATGGGGCAAATAACCTATTGGTTCGAGGGTGGAGGCACCTACCGGATCGAGGACGAGACTTGGAATTTTTCGGCTCCGGCCATCAGTTTTGTGCCGAGCCGTGTGGTGCACGGTTTCGATGTCGGCGAACAGTCAGATGCTATTGTCGTCTCGGTCTCCGATGATCTTCTGCGAGCTATGGCTCCCCAGGTGGATCTCAGCCTCGACGTGCCGATGCTACTCAAAGGAGAGAGCGCCGATCCCACGTGGACAAGGATGGGTTTGCTTCTCACGATGATTGCTGATGAATACCGCGCCGGTGCAAGTGCCAGCGAGAAGGTGCTTGTCAGTTTAGTGTCGGTCGTGCTGTCGCTGATGGCACGCCTCGGCGGAGCGGGCGGCCTCGATACGGCGTCACCGACCGTGGCCTTGGGAATGGCACTGCGCCGGGCTATTGACCAGCACTACAAGAAGGATTGGCCGGTCGGGCGCTATGTCGATCTGCTGGCGACGACGCCACATTTGCTCGACAAGGCGGCGCGTGAAGTTTTCGGGCATACCGTCAAGGAAACGCTGCTTGATCGAAGGCTGCTTGAGGCCAAGCGATTGTTGAAATTTACCATCCGACCGGTCGAGGATATCGGCCGCGAGGTCGGGTTCGAGGATCCCGCTTATTTCTCCCGTTTCTTCCGAAAACGCACCGGCGAAGCGCCGGCCGCCTGGCGTCGGCGACATCTGCAGCCGGAGACCGGCCCGTCGGGGACCTGA
- a CDS encoding 4-hydroxyphenylacetate 3-hydroxylase N-terminal domain-containing protein, producing the protein MRAEDHRGDSTRPFTGAEYLASLRDGREVYINGERIADVTAHPSMRNSARSIARMYDALHDEKTKERLTSPTDTGSGGYTHKYFRVAKSSAELVAQQGAIADWARMSYGWMGRTADYKAALMNTLGANADWYGPFKDNARSWHKRAQESVLFMNHAIVNPPIDRHKPADAVKDVFVHITKETDAGIYVSGAKVVATSSALTHYNFLAQSSATVTEDPSLSVMFIVPMNAPGIKMFCRVSYEQTANTVGQPFDYPLSSRFDENDAILVLDNVFVPWEDVLVLRDAAKILSFHPASGFMHGYCFQGCTRFAVKLDFLAGLLAKALRATGGDAFRGNQAALGEVIALRHMFWSFSNAMAYNPQSWANGAVLPNMEAALSYRTFMSEAYPRVIETVRKVVASGLIYLPSSAKDFGNPEIDRYLAQYVRGSNDMGHIERIKIMKLLWDATGTEFGGRHALYELNYAGAPEEVRLQVLKGAERGGRLKEMEALVDRCMSDYDENGWTGDTWLPPIDRTILTRNAAE; encoded by the coding sequence ATGCGAGCTGAAGACCACCGCGGGGACAGCACCCGTCCATTTACCGGCGCCGAATATCTCGCCAGCCTGCGTGACGGGCGTGAGGTTTATATCAACGGCGAGCGAATTGCCGATGTCACCGCTCATCCGTCGATGCGCAATTCCGCTCGCTCCATCGCGCGGATGTACGACGCCCTGCATGACGAAAAGACGAAGGAGCGTCTGACCTCACCGACCGACACCGGCTCGGGCGGCTACACCCACAAATATTTCCGGGTCGCGAAATCCTCTGCGGAACTCGTCGCCCAGCAGGGCGCCATCGCCGACTGGGCGCGCATGTCCTATGGCTGGATGGGCCGCACCGCCGATTACAAGGCGGCCCTCATGAACACGCTCGGTGCCAATGCCGACTGGTACGGGCCATTCAAGGACAATGCGCGTTCCTGGCATAAGCGGGCGCAGGAATCCGTTCTTTTCATGAACCACGCGATCGTCAATCCGCCGATCGATCGCCACAAGCCCGCCGATGCCGTCAAGGACGTCTTCGTCCATATCACCAAGGAAACCGATGCCGGCATATATGTTTCCGGTGCCAAGGTGGTGGCAACCTCCTCGGCGCTCACCCACTATAATTTTCTCGCCCAAAGCTCGGCGACGGTGACGGAAGACCCTTCATTGTCGGTGATGTTCATCGTGCCGATGAATGCGCCTGGCATAAAGATGTTCTGCCGCGTCTCCTACGAGCAGACTGCCAACACCGTCGGTCAGCCCTTCGACTATCCCCTGTCCTCGCGCTTCGACGAGAACGATGCAATCCTGGTGCTCGACAATGTGTTCGTGCCCTGGGAGGACGTGCTCGTCCTTCGCGATGCCGCCAAGATCCTGTCGTTCCATCCGGCCTCCGGCTTCATGCACGGCTACTGCTTCCAGGGTTGCACGCGCTTTGCCGTCAAGCTCGACTTCCTGGCCGGCCTGCTCGCCAAGGCATTGCGCGCCACCGGCGGCGATGCCTTCCGCGGCAACCAGGCGGCGCTTGGCGAAGTCATCGCGCTTCGCCACATGTTCTGGTCCTTCTCCAATGCTATGGCCTACAATCCGCAGTCCTGGGCGAACGGCGCGGTGCTGCCGAACATGGAAGCCGCCCTTTCCTACCGCACCTTCATGTCGGAGGCCTATCCACGCGTCATCGAAACAGTGCGCAAGGTTGTCGCCTCTGGTCTGATCTATCTTCCCTCCTCGGCCAAGGACTTCGGCAATCCGGAGATCGACCGCTATCTCGCGCAATATGTCCGCGGCTCGAACGATATGGGCCATATCGAACGCATCAAGATCATGAAACTGCTTTGGGACGCGACCGGCACCGAATTCGGTGGACGCCACGCTCTTTACGAACTCAACTACGCCGGCGCGCCGGAGGAGGTCCGGCTGCAGGTGCTGAAGGGCGCGGAGCGCGGCGGGCGTCTCAAGGAGATGGAAGCGCTCGTCGATCGCTGCATGAGCGACTACGACGAAAACGGCTGGACCGGCGATACGTGGTTGCCGCCGATCGACAGAACAATCCTCACCCGCAACGCGGCTGAATGA
- a CDS encoding 5-carboxymethyl-2-hydroxymuconate Delta-isomerase, whose product MPHLAIEYSANLEGRADIGALCELLLKTVLETGLFEVGAVRVRAFRADHYAIADKLPENAFVDLNFRIGKGRTDDEKKRAGEAIFAAAIDVLAPLFETPHFALSLEIREIDAELSWKKNAIHPRLRGK is encoded by the coding sequence ATGCCACATCTCGCCATAGAATATTCGGCCAATCTAGAGGGGCGCGCCGACATTGGTGCGCTCTGCGAGCTGCTGTTGAAGACGGTTCTGGAAACCGGCCTCTTCGAGGTCGGTGCCGTGCGGGTGCGCGCCTTTCGCGCCGATCACTACGCAATTGCCGACAAGCTGCCCGAGAACGCCTTCGTCGATCTGAACTTCCGCATCGGGAAAGGCCGCACGGACGACGAAAAGAAGCGGGCCGGCGAAGCGATCTTTGCCGCGGCAATCGACGTTCTCGCCCCTCTCTTCGAGACGCCGCATTTCGCCCTCTCGCTGGAAATCCGCGAGATCGACGCGGAGCTGAGTTGGAAGAAGAACGCCATCCATCCGCGGTTACGCGGCAAGTGA
- the hpaD gene encoding 3,4-dihydroxyphenylacetate 2,3-dioxygenase: MPLPKPNLYPPFNIVRLSHVEFGVTNLAKSRAFYVDTLGLQVTDETSDTIYLRAMEERGHHCIVLKKSDKAEARDLGFKVFGDEDLDKAAHFFKGKDLPVEWVERPYQARTFRTRDPHGIPLEFYSKMDRLPPIHQKYALYKGVKPLRIDHFNCFSTNVDESVAFYNELGFRVTEYTEDEETGRLWAAWTHRKGGVHDIAFTNGRGPRLHHTAFWVPTPLNIIDLLDLMATTGWVANIERGPGRHGISNAFFLYILDPDGHRIEIYCSDYQTVDPDLEPIKWDLKDPQRQTLWGAPAPKSWFEHGSLFAGAEVAEPDLKAQPIIAP; encoded by the coding sequence ATGCCCCTGCCGAAACCCAATCTCTATCCGCCCTTCAACATCGTGCGCCTCAGCCATGTCGAATTCGGCGTCACCAATCTTGCCAAGTCCCGTGCCTTCTATGTCGACACGCTCGGCCTGCAAGTGACGGACGAGACCTCCGACACGATTTACCTGCGGGCAATGGAGGAACGCGGCCACCACTGCATCGTGCTCAAGAAATCCGACAAGGCCGAAGCCCGCGATCTCGGCTTCAAGGTCTTCGGCGACGAGGACCTCGACAAGGCGGCGCATTTCTTCAAGGGCAAGGACCTGCCGGTCGAATGGGTCGAGCGTCCCTACCAGGCGCGGACCTTCCGCACCCGCGACCCCCACGGCATCCCGCTCGAATTCTATTCGAAGATGGATCGCCTGCCGCCGATCCATCAGAAATATGCCCTCTACAAGGGCGTGAAGCCGCTGCGCATCGACCACTTCAACTGCTTTTCGACCAATGTCGACGAGAGCGTCGCCTTCTATAACGAACTCGGCTTCCGTGTGACCGAATATACCGAGGATGAGGAAACCGGCCGCCTCTGGGCGGCCTGGACGCATCGCAAGGGCGGCGTCCATGATATCGCTTTCACCAACGGCCGTGGCCCGCGCCTGCACCACACCGCCTTCTGGGTGCCGACGCCGCTGAACATCATCGACCTGCTCGACCTGATGGCGACCACCGGCTGGGTTGCCAATATCGAGCGCGGTCCGGGACGTCACGGCATTTCCAACGCCTTCTTCCTCTACATCCTCGATCCGGACGGCCATCGCATCGAGATCTATTGCTCGGACTATCAGACCGTCGATCCCGATCTGGAGCCGATCAAGTGGGACCTCAAGGATCCGCAGCGCCAGACGCTGTGGGGCGCACCCGCTCCCAAATCCTGGTTCGAACATGGCAGTCTGTTCGCCGGTGCTGAAGTAGCCGAGCCTGACTTGAAGGCACAGCCGATTATCGCGCCCTAA
- a CDS encoding flavin reductase: MEEQVSKIEFRNAMARVCAPVNVITTNGPAGRGGFTATAMCSVTDEPPTLLICMNSRSAQSGLFVENRRFCVNVLTGEHKELAGYFAGQQSDMEARYAAAEWTDLRSGNQALADAIVSFDCRLVESRLIGTHNIFIGEVVDIRSRKDGHALLYFDRNYVHVPTQAGSFGG; encoded by the coding sequence ATGGAGGAGCAAGTCTCGAAAATCGAGTTCCGCAATGCGATGGCCAGGGTCTGCGCCCCGGTCAACGTCATCACCACCAACGGACCTGCCGGGCGGGGCGGGTTTACCGCCACGGCGATGTGCAGCGTCACGGATGAACCGCCGACGCTTCTGATCTGCATGAACAGCCGCTCGGCGCAGAGCGGGCTCTTCGTTGAGAACCGTCGTTTCTGCGTCAACGTGCTGACCGGCGAGCACAAGGAACTCGCCGGCTATTTTGCGGGCCAGCAATCCGACATGGAGGCTCGCTATGCGGCCGCCGAGTGGACGGACCTGCGCTCCGGCAACCAGGCGCTCGCCGACGCGATCGTCTCCTTCGACTGCCGGCTGGTCGAGTCGCGCCTCATCGGCACGCACAATATCTTCATTGGCGAAGTGGTTGACATTCGCTCGCGCAAGGATGGTCACGCCTTGCTCTACTTCGATCGTAACTACGTACACGTACCGACGCAGGCCGGCAGCTTCGGGGGCTAA
- the hpaE gene encoding 5-carboxymethyl-2-hydroxymuconate semialdehyde dehydrogenase, protein MSKLQENIAKAESFLARFKDRGVLNRINGEDVPGDDGSTFETISPVDLKPLATVARGKAADIDRAAKAARSAFAEWAALPGDARKKLLHKIADAIVARAEEIAFVECMDTGQSLKFMAKAALRGAENFRFFADRAPEARDGKSLRTDSQVNLTTRTPIGPVGIITPWNTPFMLSTWKIAPALAAGCTIVHKPAEFSPLTARLLVEIAEEAGLPKGVWNLVNGFGEDAGRALTEHPLIKAIGFVGESRTGSMIMKQGADTLKRVHFELGGKNPVIVFADADLERAADAAVFMIYSLNGERCTSSSRLLVEESVYDKFTAIVAEKAKRIKVGHPLDPETVVGPLIHPVHEQKVLEYIQIGRSEGATLAAGGEKLNGPGGGCYVSPTLFTGANNQMRIAQEEIFGPVLTAIPFKDESDALALANDVQYGLTGYLWTSDVTRAFRFTDHLEAGMIWVNSENVRHLPTPFGGVKSSGIGRDGGDWSFDFYMETKNIAFATKPHAIQKLGG, encoded by the coding sequence ATGTCCAAACTGCAGGAAAACATCGCGAAGGCCGAAAGCTTTCTCGCCCGGTTCAAGGATCGCGGCGTACTCAACCGCATCAATGGCGAGGATGTGCCGGGTGATGATGGTTCCACCTTCGAGACCATCTCGCCCGTCGATCTGAAGCCGCTCGCCACCGTTGCCCGCGGCAAGGCCGCCGACATCGACCGCGCCGCAAAGGCCGCGAGATCTGCCTTCGCCGAATGGGCTGCCCTGCCGGGCGATGCGCGCAAGAAGCTCCTGCACAAGATTGCCGACGCGATCGTCGCCCGTGCTGAGGAGATCGCCTTCGTCGAATGCATGGATACCGGGCAGTCCCTGAAATTCATGGCCAAGGCCGCCTTGCGCGGCGCGGAAAACTTCCGCTTTTTCGCCGACCGCGCACCAGAAGCCCGGGATGGCAAGTCACTGCGTACCGATAGTCAGGTCAACCTGACGACTAGGACGCCGATCGGCCCGGTCGGCATCATCACGCCCTGGAATACACCTTTTATGCTGTCAACCTGGAAGATCGCGCCGGCGCTCGCCGCCGGCTGCACCATCGTCCATAAGCCGGCCGAATTCTCGCCGCTGACGGCCCGCCTGCTCGTCGAAATCGCCGAAGAGGCCGGCCTGCCGAAGGGTGTCTGGAATCTCGTCAACGGCTTCGGCGAGGATGCCGGTCGCGCACTGACGGAGCATCCGCTGATCAAGGCGATCGGCTTCGTCGGCGAAAGCCGCACCGGCTCGATGATCATGAAGCAGGGCGCCGACACGCTGAAGCGCGTGCATTTCGAGCTCGGCGGCAAGAACCCGGTCATCGTCTTTGCTGATGCCGATCTGGAGCGCGCAGCCGATGCCGCCGTTTTCATGATCTATTCGCTGAACGGCGAGCGCTGCACCTCCTCCTCACGCCTGCTGGTCGAAGAAAGCGTCTACGACAAGTTCACCGCGATCGTCGCCGAGAAGGCCAAGCGCATCAAGGTCGGCCATCCGCTGGACCCAGAAACGGTCGTTGGCCCGCTCATCCATCCCGTGCATGAACAGAAGGTGCTGGAATATATCCAGATCGGCAGATCGGAAGGCGCAACACTTGCGGCCGGCGGCGAGAAACTCAACGGCCCGGGCGGCGGTTGCTACGTCTCGCCCACCCTGTTCACCGGTGCCAACAACCAGATGCGTATCGCCCAGGAAGAGATCTTCGGGCCGGTGCTGACCGCCATCCCCTTCAAGGATGAGTCCGATGCGCTCGCCCTTGCCAACGACGTCCAATATGGCCTGACCGGCTATCTCTGGACGTCGGACGTCACTCGCGCCTTCCGTTTCACCGACCATCTCGAAGCCGGCATGATCTGGGTGAATTCGGAAAATGTGCGCCACCTGCCGACCCCCTTCGGTGGGGTCAAGAGCTCCGGCATCGGCCGCGACGGCGGCGACTGGTCTTTCGATTTCTACATGGAAACCAAGAACATCGCCTTCGCCACCAAGCCGCACGCCATCCAGAAACTCGGCGGCTGA
- a CDS encoding fumarylacetoacetate hydrolase family protein: MTERPRLASFSHHGTLKYGLVKTDGVVDLSARHGATWPTLREVIEAGRLAQLAEEAKALKPDFAFDDIRFEIPIPSPEKIICVGVNFPDRNEEYKDGQAAPSNPSLFIRFPRSFTGHDQPLIRPPESPQLDYEGEIVIVIGKGGRRIAEADAFSHIAALSLCNEGTIRDWVRHAKFNVTQGKNFDRTGAIGPWLIPFTDAAQLEDIELKTRVNGEVRQSDRTSRMIFSFRKIINYISTFTTLVPGDVIVTGTPTGAGARFDPPIWLKPGDVVEVEADGIGILKNTIADEVL, translated from the coding sequence TTGACCGAACGGCCCCGCCTCGCCAGCTTTTCTCACCACGGCACCTTGAAATATGGTCTCGTCAAGACCGATGGTGTCGTCGACCTCTCTGCCCGCCATGGCGCAACATGGCCGACGCTCCGCGAAGTTATCGAGGCCGGTCGCCTCGCTCAACTCGCCGAGGAAGCCAAAGCGCTGAAGCCGGATTTCGCGTTCGACGACATCCGCTTCGAAATTCCCATTCCGTCGCCGGAAAAGATCATTTGCGTCGGGGTCAACTTCCCCGACCGCAACGAGGAATACAAGGATGGGCAGGCAGCCCCTTCCAACCCCTCCCTCTTCATCCGCTTTCCGCGGTCGTTCACTGGGCACGATCAGCCCTTGATCCGACCGCCGGAAAGCCCGCAGCTAGACTATGAAGGCGAGATCGTCATCGTCATCGGCAAGGGTGGTCGCCGGATCGCCGAAGCCGACGCCTTCTCCCATATCGCGGCCCTGTCGCTCTGCAATGAGGGCACGATCCGCGACTGGGTGCGCCATGCGAAATTCAACGTCACCCAGGGCAAGAACTTCGATCGCACCGGCGCGATCGGGCCCTGGCTGATCCCCTTCACCGATGCAGCACAGCTTGAAGACATCGAGCTTAAGACCCGCGTCAATGGCGAAGTGCGCCAGAGCGACCGCACGAGCCGGATGATCTTCTCCTTCCGCAAGATCATCAACTACATCTCCACCTTCACCACGCTCGTCCCCGGCGACGTCATCGTCACGGGCACGCCGACGGGCGCCGGCGCCCGCTTCGATCCGCCGATCTGGCTGAAACCCGGCGATGTCGTCGAAGTCGAAGCCGATGGCATTGGCATCCTGAAAAACACCATCGCCGACGAGGTGCTCTGA
- a CDS encoding pyridoxal-dependent decarboxylase, with amino-acid sequence MDSEEFRHWSRKVADWGTDYRAGLRERPVRARTKPGDIARQIADAAPEAGEAMEAIFADFERIIPDGLTHWQHPRFFAYFPANAAPVSVIADYLVTSIAAQCMLWQTSPAATELETRVVDWLRQAMGLPDGFAGVIQDSASTATLAAVLVMREKALGWKGNSDGLSAHKAVRVYASKQVHTSIDRAIWIAGIGEANLVRIPTKGPLNGMDPEALDAAIKADLAAGHIPAGVIACTGGTSIGACDPIRAVAEVVKAHGLYLHVDAAWAGSAMICPEFRRLWDGVEAADSIVFNPHKWLGANFDCSVQFIRSPEDQVRTLAIQPEYLKTHGHDGIIDYSEWSVPLGRRFRALKLWFLMRYHGLEGLRTMIRNHVAWSEELAKRLAAEPDFELVSEPVLSLFSFRHKGGEDVDRHNIALVNAINDDGRIYLTQTRVDGRIAIRFQAGQFEMTRDDADMAFTVITEIARSLT; translated from the coding sequence ATGGACAGCGAAGAATTCCGTCATTGGTCTCGAAAAGTCGCCGACTGGGGCACCGATTATCGCGCGGGCCTGCGCGAGCGGCCTGTACGGGCGCGGACGAAGCCTGGCGACATCGCGCGGCAAATCGCTGATGCGGCACCGGAAGCGGGCGAGGCCATGGAGGCGATCTTTGCCGATTTCGAGCGCATCATTCCGGATGGCCTGACGCACTGGCAGCATCCTCGCTTCTTCGCCTATTTCCCGGCAAATGCCGCACCAGTCTCGGTAATCGCAGACTATCTCGTCACCTCCATCGCCGCGCAGTGCATGCTGTGGCAGACATCGCCGGCGGCGACGGAGCTTGAAACTCGCGTGGTCGACTGGCTGCGACAAGCTATGGGACTTCCGGATGGTTTTGCCGGTGTCATCCAGGATTCCGCCTCAACTGCGACGCTCGCAGCCGTACTGGTGATGCGCGAAAAAGCTCTCGGCTGGAAGGGCAACAGCGACGGGCTTTCAGCGCACAAGGCCGTACGCGTCTATGCCTCCAAACAGGTGCACACCTCCATTGACCGGGCGATCTGGATAGCGGGCATCGGCGAGGCAAATCTCGTGCGCATCCCCACCAAAGGCCCGCTCAATGGCATGGACCCTGAAGCGCTCGATGCCGCGATCAAGGCCGACCTTGCCGCCGGCCATATTCCGGCCGGCGTCATCGCCTGCACGGGCGGTACCTCTATCGGCGCCTGCGACCCGATCCGCGCCGTTGCGGAAGTCGTGAAGGCGCACGGGCTCTACCTGCATGTCGACGCCGCCTGGGCCGGCTCCGCGATGATTTGCCCGGAGTTCCGCAGGCTTTGGGATGGTGTCGAGGCTGCGGACTCCATCGTCTTCAACCCTCACAAATGGCTCGGTGCCAATTTCGATTGCTCGGTACAGTTCATCCGCAGCCCGGAAGACCAGGTACGCACGCTCGCCATTCAGCCGGAATACCTGAAGACGCATGGTCATGACGGCATCATCGACTACTCCGAATGGTCCGTGCCGCTCGGCCGTCGTTTTCGCGCGCTGAAACTCTGGTTTCTCATGCGCTATCACGGGCTTGAAGGGCTGCGCACAATGATCCGCAACCATGTGGCCTGGTCGGAAGAACTGGCAAAACGACTTGCCGCCGAACCGGATTTCGAACTCGTTAGCGAACCGGTGCTCTCGCTCTTCTCCTTCCGCCACAAAGGCGGTGAGGACGTCGACCGGCACAATATTGCGCTGGTCAACGCCATCAACGACGATGGCCGCATCTATCTCACGCAAACACGCGTCGACGGGCGTATCGCTATTCGCTTCCAGGCAGGCCAGTTCGAGATGACCCGCGATGACGCCGACATGGCCTTCACGGTGATCACCGAGATTGCCCGCAGTTTGACATAG
- the hpaH gene encoding 2-oxo-hept-4-ene-1,7-dioate hydratase encodes MLSHEEIQAAAESLDQAERTRVQTGLLSLKHPEMTMDDSYAVQSAWVQKKIASGRKPIGWKIGLTSKAMQYALNINIPDSGVLFDDMVFEDGATVPADRFIQPRIEAEIAFVMKAPLKGPDISIFDVLNATDYVTPALEILDTRILRVDPETKKARTIVDTISDNAANAGIVTGGRAVRPGEIDMRWMGAIVSRNAEVEETGLGAGVLNQPARGIAWLANRLSQYGDGIEAGQIVLAGSFIRPIEARHGDTINADFGPYGSVSLFFA; translated from the coding sequence ATGCTGTCGCATGAAGAAATCCAGGCAGCCGCCGAAAGCCTCGATCAGGCAGAGCGGACCCGTGTCCAGACCGGACTTCTCTCGCTGAAACACCCAGAGATGACTATGGACGACTCCTATGCCGTCCAGAGCGCCTGGGTGCAGAAGAAGATTGCGAGCGGCCGCAAGCCGATCGGCTGGAAGATCGGGCTGACATCGAAGGCGATGCAATATGCCCTCAACATCAACATTCCCGATTCTGGCGTGCTCTTCGACGACATGGTGTTCGAGGATGGTGCGACCGTACCGGCCGATCGCTTCATCCAGCCGCGCATCGAGGCCGAGATCGCCTTCGTGATGAAGGCGCCGCTCAAGGGGCCTGATATCTCGATCTTCGATGTGCTCAACGCTACCGACTACGTGACGCCTGCCCTCGAAATCCTGGATACCCGTATCCTCCGGGTCGATCCGGAGACGAAGAAAGCGCGCACCATCGTCGACACCATCTCCGACAACGCCGCCAATGCCGGCATCGTCACCGGCGGCCGCGCCGTGCGGCCTGGCGAGATCGACATGCGCTGGATGGGCGCGATCGTCAGCCGCAATGCCGAGGTCGAAGAGACCGGCCTTGGCGCCGGCGTGCTTAACCAGCCTGCACGCGGCATCGCTTGGCTTGCCAATCGACTGTCGCAATATGGCGATGGCATCGAGGCCGGCCAGATCGTGCTTGCCGGCTCTTTCATTCGCCCGATCGAGGCGCGGCACGGCGACACGATCAATGCCGATTTCGGTCCCTACGGGTCGGTCAGCCTGTTCTTTGCGTGA